A single genomic interval of Plodia interpunctella isolate USDA-ARS_2022_Savannah chromosome 14, ilPloInte3.2, whole genome shotgun sequence harbors:
- the LOC128675231 gene encoding protein piccolo-like isoform X2, with product MSSVSKISLLVLHVPFVSQVTVASQVTVVKMPCGIPISFRRKKGKRHLQQQQSKSSRSRSPSPEPAPAPSSDTFRPIPRTPPPTRVGPPPSPPVPTHPVAPVAPEPSGPQTLQPCSICNRTFLPQSLSKHEKICEKMTVKKRKTFDSSRQRREGLTPGDSTSHSGTDLEQYLPKNFGLPENSPFLEKSPPNTAKATPKPKPQSVRTAITKPTSELQKCPHCSRAFGPRAFERHVEWCGDKAKILPGAGAQPPRLQDAKQRLNARTQYKAPPVRGRRSSQTRDKSSNSRSASVESSRGVSPPLPREYGDYRTSRTRASESQSSGEQCEPAHVPLLRPARHSLRSSGDAVRARQARLARDLSSSRKPQESKPSSAKLSVTDLNLKKSSTQNKLRLNVKKKQQLQKLEELANKYKEKATKEIVDVSSKRTEDKSQIPIVKKKDTIKSKINQEKVVCENDTISELKNDIDLSKQAKSKVHKAPKAQEHGKSTQNTNAKEKFVKPKARKNAVKLVKENSMSLDSLEDAASKKGDKNCQSIGINTELLCPSIPCIIYENPEMKKSNKNRKSKSKDNNIVTKVTNAPEPKVELLYKNLTVVSSCDIQAKSESMNDSHCKEDNTTGSTDYNTTFSTSDHLISDFTDSTSNISKGKQLSSDIGGQKPFSDESLKKDIVEDQPYVSEQKFCDESPSVENLELNYDVSAETFDYSAEHNGDSECVDDSFSRHGSGETYTKFTENAEDLEEFLNLTDKMISDKNDNENFELDKELDNICTPKTNSIEAINSLENITTTENPEKRVFSDTFEELKNNLKELLKGAKAESAKSDIAVNNTDEPNKKVCDMEHITVYGLKLYDKVEKEPSEKFIPENEVPQISEKYVLEREVPQFKLPSISENNKLENKIKCNKKRMQRIYKPNRKLENSKMVGEQSRANTFIKNEQEDNSDDQSITSEAPPLKLPRIENKSSNNVSESIFPSSVKRSTSLLDSIQKKNSQKQDSAKSRKKADQLEQDLMQSLKDFDKFYESERHENKSSKDMVNYNTPSHNGTTKRDSRVKMDRINRKDNVSNGNYTPNGKVSNDSAYSSLNRISPSKLSLCNSKEPNGLTSLEQIPAGSESGSGSSEEFLAMERSAELDDHAPYKEDTHAEKRVSSRASSRRSPEAWRRSGQLSSSGSETSLQRDRDRVSRLSRFCHECGNKFPVDSAKFCIQCGVKRLRV from the exons ATGAGTTCAGTGTCCAAGATATCGCTCTTAGTGTTGCATGTTCCATTCGTGAGCCAAGTTACAGTCGCGAGCCAAGTTACAGTCGTGAAAATGCCTTGCGGTATTCCTATCAGTTTTCGTCGCAAAAAAG GCAAGCGGCATCTCCAACAGCAACAGTCGAAATCGTCGCGGTCGCGGTCTCCGTCGCCCGAGCCTGCGCCGGCGCCGTCAAGCGACACCTTCCGGCCGATCCCACGGACTCCGCCGCCGACGCGCGTCGGCCCGCCGCCCTCTCCGCCCGTGCCCACGCATCCTGTCGCACCTGTGGCACCTGAACCTTCAG GACCACAAACGTTACAGCCATGCTCGATCTGCAACCGCACTTTCCTGCCACAATCTCTTTCCAAACACGAGAAGATTTGCGAGAAGATGACCGTCAAGAAGAGGAAGACCTTCGACTCTTCGCGGCAGAGGCGCGAAG GGCTGACTCCGGGTGACAGCACTAGTCATAGCG GTACAGACCTGGAACAGTATTTGCCAAAGAATTTTGGTCTTCCAGAAAACAGCCCGTTCCTGGAGAAGAGTCCGCCGAACACTGCCAAGGCCACGCCCAAACCCAAGCCGCAGTCCGTCCGGACAGCTATCACTAAG CCGACGAGCGAGCTGCAGAAGTGCCCGCACTGCAGCCGCGCGTTCGGGCCGCGCGCATTCGAGCGCCACGTGGAGTGGTGCGGGGACAAGGCCAAGATCCTGCCCGGCGCCGGCGCGCAGCCGCCGCGGCTGCAGGACGCCAAGCAGCGGCTCAACGCCCGCACGCAGTACAAGGCGCCGCCCGTGCGCGGACGACG ATCGTCACAAACCCGCGACAAATCGTCCAACAGCCGCTCAGCGTCCGTGGAGTCGTCGCGAGGCGTGTCGCCGCCACTTCCGCGGGAATATGGCGACTACCGCACAAGCAGAACCAGGGCCTCAG AGTCGCAGTCGAGCGGCGAGCAGTGTGAGCCGGCGCACGTGCCGCTGCTGCGGCCGGCGCGCCACAGCCTCCGCAGCAGCGGCGACGCCGTGCGCGCGCGCCAGGCGCGCCTCGCGCGCGACCTCAGCAGCTCCAG AAAACCCCAAGAATCCAAACCCTCCTCTGCCAAACTAAGTGTCACCGATCTCAATTTAAAGAAAAGCTCAACCCAAAATAAACTTAGGTTGaatgtaaagaaaaaacaacaatTGCAAAAGCTTGAAGAACTTGCgaataaatacaaagaaaaagcTACCAAGGAAATAGTAGACGTATCTAGTAAAAGAACAGAAGATAAAAGTCAAATTCCAATTGTAAAGAAGAAAGATACtatcaaaagtaaaataaatcaagaaaAAGTGGTATGTGAAAATGATACTATTTCGGAACTTAAGAATGACATAGACTTATCCAAACAGGCAAAAAGTAAGGTGCATAAAGCACCTAAAGCACAAGAGCATGGAAAATCCACACAAAATACTAATGCCAAAGAAAAATTTGTTAAGCCCAAAGCAAGAAAAAATGCTGTTAAATTAGTAAAGGAAAATAGTATGAGTTTGGACAGCCTTGAAGATGCTGCATCTAAAAAAGGTGACAAGAATTGCCAATCTATAGGAATAAACACAGAACTTTTATGTCCATCAATACCATGTATCATTTATGAAAATCCTGAAATGaagaaatcaaataaaaacaggaaatcaaaatctaaagacaataatattgttacaaaagTCACTAACGCACCTGAACCAAAAGTCGAGTTGCTCTACAAAAACTTGACTGTGGTTAGCTCGTGCGATATACAAGCTAAATCAGAATCGATGAACGACAGCCATTGCAAAGAAGATAATACAACTGGATCGACTGACTATAACACTACATTTAGCACATCTGATCATTTGATTTCCGATTTCACAGATTCCACGTCGAATATATCAAAAGGAAAACAATTATCTTCTGATATAGGTGGCCAAAAACCCTTTTCCGATGAAAGTTTGAAAAAAGATATAGTTGAAGATCAACCTTATGTTTCTGAACAGAAATTTTGTGACGAAAGTCCTTCAGTCGAAAACTTAGAACTAAATTACGACGTGAGCGCAGAAACGTTCGATTATTCAGCAGAACATAATGGCGATAGCGAATGTGTCGATGATAGTTTTAGCCGTCATGGAAGCGGTGAAACTTATACTAAATTTACAGAAAATGCGGAAGATTTAGAAGAATTCCTTAATTTAACAGATAAAATGATTAGTGACAAAAATGATAACGAAAATTTTGAACTAGATAAAGAACTAGATAACATCTGTACACCTAAAACGAATTccatagaagctataaacaGTCTTGAAAACATTACCACTACAGAAAATCCTGAGAAGCGTGTATTTTCTGACACATTTGaagaattgaaaaataatctaaaagaGTTATTAAAAGGTGCTAAGGCAGAGTCTGCTAAATCTGATATTGCTGTAAACAATACTGATGAACCAAATAAAAAGGTTTGCGATATGGAACACATAACTGTGTATGgactaaaattatatgataaagTTGAAAAGGAACCTTCTGAAAAGTTCATTCCGGAAAACGAAGTACCACAAATTTCCGAAAAATACGTTCTGGAAAGAGAAGTGCCACAATTCAAACTCCCAAGTATATCTGAAAACAACAAATTggagaacaaaattaaatgtaataaaaaacgaaTGCAGAGGATTTATAAACCTAACAGAAAATTGGAAAATTCTAAAATGGTGGGTGAACAAAGTCGCGCAAACacgtttataaaaaatgaacaaGAAGACAACAGCGATGATCAGTCGATAACATCTGAAGCTCCACCACTTAAATTGCCTCGTATTGAAAATAAGAG CAGTAACAATGTGAGTGAGAGCATTTTCCCATCCTCCGTCAAGCGTTCCACTTCCCTCCTCGATTCCATTCAGAAGAAGAACTCCCAAAAACAGGACAGCGCGAAGAGTCGTAAGAAAGCCGATCAGCTGGAGCAAGACTTGATGCAATCTCTCAAAGATTTCGACAAATTTTACGAATCCGAAAGGCATGAGAACAAGTCGAGTAAAGATATGGTTAATTACAATACTCCGTCGCACAACGGTACTACGAAGCGAGATTCGCGAGTCAAGATGGATCgtataaatagaaaagatAATGTGTCTAATGGAAACTATACGCCGAACGGGAAAGTCAGCAACGACTCTGCTTATAGTAG CCTAAACAGAATATCCCCATCAAAGTTGTCGCTGTGCAACTCGAAGGAGCCGAACGGGCTGACGTCGCTGGAGCAGATCCCGGCGGGGTCGGAGTCGGGGTCGGGCTCCAGCGAGGAGTTCCTGGCCATGGAGCGCTCGGCCGAGCTCGACGACCACGCGCCCTACAAGGAGGACACTCACGCTG AAAAGCGAGTGAGTTCCCGAGCATCGTCGCGACGCAGCCCCGAGGCGTGGCGCCGCAGCGGACAGCTGAGCTCCAGCGGGTCCGAGACGTCGCTGCAGCGGGACCGGGACCGGGTCTCGCGTCTGTCCCGCTTCTGCCACGAGTGCGGCAACAAGTTCCCCGTCGACTCCGCCAAGTTCTGCATACAGTGCGGCGTCAAGCGCTTGCGCGTCTGA
- the LOC128675231 gene encoding protein piccolo-like isoform X4 — protein MSSVSKISLLVLHVPFVSQVTVASQVTVVKMPCGIPISFRRKKGKRHLQQQQSKSSRSRSPSPEPAPAPSSDTFRPIPRTPPPTRVGPPPSPPVPTHPVAPVAPEPSGPQTLQPCSICNRTFLPQSLSKHEKICEKMTVKKRKTFDSSRQRREGLTPGDSTSHSENSPFLEKSPPNTAKATPKPKPQSVRTAITKPTSELQKCPHCSRAFGPRAFERHVEWCGDKAKILPGAGAQPPRLQDAKQRLNARTQYKAPPVRGRRSSQTRDKSSNSRSASVESSRGVSPPLPREYGDYRTSRTRASESQSSGEQCEPAHVPLLRPARHSLRSSGDAVRARQARLARDLSSSRKPQESKPSSAKLSVTDLNLKKSSTQNKLRLNVKKKQQLQKLEELANKYKEKATKEIVDVSSKRTEDKSQIPIVKKKDTIKSKINQEKVVCENDTISELKNDIDLSKQAKSKVHKAPKAQEHGKSTQNTNAKEKFVKPKARKNAVKLVKENSMSLDSLEDAASKKGDKNCQSIGINTELLCPSIPCIIYENPEMKKSNKNRKSKSKDNNIVTKVTNAPEPKVELLYKNLTVVSSCDIQAKSESMNDSHCKEDNTTGSTDYNTTFSTSDHLISDFTDSTSNISKGKQLSSDIGGQKPFSDESLKKDIVEDQPYVSEQKFCDESPSVENLELNYDVSAETFDYSAEHNGDSECVDDSFSRHGSGETYTKFTENAEDLEEFLNLTDKMISDKNDNENFELDKELDNICTPKTNSIEAINSLENITTTENPEKRVFSDTFEELKNNLKELLKGAKAESAKSDIAVNNTDEPNKKVCDMEHITVYGLKLYDKVEKEPSEKFIPENEVPQISEKYVLEREVPQFKLPSISENNKLENKIKCNKKRMQRIYKPNRKLENSKMVGEQSRANTFIKNEQEDNSDDQSITSEAPPLKLPRIENKSSNNVSESIFPSSVKRSTSLLDSIQKKNSQKQDSAKSRKKADQLEQDLMQSLKDFDKFYESERHENKSSKDMVNYNTPSHNGTTKRDSRVKMDRINRKDNVSNGNYTPNGKVSNDSAYSRLVSLNRISPSKLSLCNSKEPNGLTSLEQIPAGSESGSGSSEEFLAMERSAELDDHAPYKEDTHAEKRVSSRASSRRSPEAWRRSGQLSSSGSETSLQRDRDRVSRLSRFCHECGNKFPVDSAKFCIQCGVKRLRV, from the exons ATGAGTTCAGTGTCCAAGATATCGCTCTTAGTGTTGCATGTTCCATTCGTGAGCCAAGTTACAGTCGCGAGCCAAGTTACAGTCGTGAAAATGCCTTGCGGTATTCCTATCAGTTTTCGTCGCAAAAAAG GCAAGCGGCATCTCCAACAGCAACAGTCGAAATCGTCGCGGTCGCGGTCTCCGTCGCCCGAGCCTGCGCCGGCGCCGTCAAGCGACACCTTCCGGCCGATCCCACGGACTCCGCCGCCGACGCGCGTCGGCCCGCCGCCCTCTCCGCCCGTGCCCACGCATCCTGTCGCACCTGTGGCACCTGAACCTTCAG GACCACAAACGTTACAGCCATGCTCGATCTGCAACCGCACTTTCCTGCCACAATCTCTTTCCAAACACGAGAAGATTTGCGAGAAGATGACCGTCAAGAAGAGGAAGACCTTCGACTCTTCGCGGCAGAGGCGCGAAG GGCTGACTCCGGGTGACAGCACTAGTCATAGCG AAAACAGCCCGTTCCTGGAGAAGAGTCCGCCGAACACTGCCAAGGCCACGCCCAAACCCAAGCCGCAGTCCGTCCGGACAGCTATCACTAAG CCGACGAGCGAGCTGCAGAAGTGCCCGCACTGCAGCCGCGCGTTCGGGCCGCGCGCATTCGAGCGCCACGTGGAGTGGTGCGGGGACAAGGCCAAGATCCTGCCCGGCGCCGGCGCGCAGCCGCCGCGGCTGCAGGACGCCAAGCAGCGGCTCAACGCCCGCACGCAGTACAAGGCGCCGCCCGTGCGCGGACGACG ATCGTCACAAACCCGCGACAAATCGTCCAACAGCCGCTCAGCGTCCGTGGAGTCGTCGCGAGGCGTGTCGCCGCCACTTCCGCGGGAATATGGCGACTACCGCACAAGCAGAACCAGGGCCTCAG AGTCGCAGTCGAGCGGCGAGCAGTGTGAGCCGGCGCACGTGCCGCTGCTGCGGCCGGCGCGCCACAGCCTCCGCAGCAGCGGCGACGCCGTGCGCGCGCGCCAGGCGCGCCTCGCGCGCGACCTCAGCAGCTCCAG AAAACCCCAAGAATCCAAACCCTCCTCTGCCAAACTAAGTGTCACCGATCTCAATTTAAAGAAAAGCTCAACCCAAAATAAACTTAGGTTGaatgtaaagaaaaaacaacaatTGCAAAAGCTTGAAGAACTTGCgaataaatacaaagaaaaagcTACCAAGGAAATAGTAGACGTATCTAGTAAAAGAACAGAAGATAAAAGTCAAATTCCAATTGTAAAGAAGAAAGATACtatcaaaagtaaaataaatcaagaaaAAGTGGTATGTGAAAATGATACTATTTCGGAACTTAAGAATGACATAGACTTATCCAAACAGGCAAAAAGTAAGGTGCATAAAGCACCTAAAGCACAAGAGCATGGAAAATCCACACAAAATACTAATGCCAAAGAAAAATTTGTTAAGCCCAAAGCAAGAAAAAATGCTGTTAAATTAGTAAAGGAAAATAGTATGAGTTTGGACAGCCTTGAAGATGCTGCATCTAAAAAAGGTGACAAGAATTGCCAATCTATAGGAATAAACACAGAACTTTTATGTCCATCAATACCATGTATCATTTATGAAAATCCTGAAATGaagaaatcaaataaaaacaggaaatcaaaatctaaagacaataatattgttacaaaagTCACTAACGCACCTGAACCAAAAGTCGAGTTGCTCTACAAAAACTTGACTGTGGTTAGCTCGTGCGATATACAAGCTAAATCAGAATCGATGAACGACAGCCATTGCAAAGAAGATAATACAACTGGATCGACTGACTATAACACTACATTTAGCACATCTGATCATTTGATTTCCGATTTCACAGATTCCACGTCGAATATATCAAAAGGAAAACAATTATCTTCTGATATAGGTGGCCAAAAACCCTTTTCCGATGAAAGTTTGAAAAAAGATATAGTTGAAGATCAACCTTATGTTTCTGAACAGAAATTTTGTGACGAAAGTCCTTCAGTCGAAAACTTAGAACTAAATTACGACGTGAGCGCAGAAACGTTCGATTATTCAGCAGAACATAATGGCGATAGCGAATGTGTCGATGATAGTTTTAGCCGTCATGGAAGCGGTGAAACTTATACTAAATTTACAGAAAATGCGGAAGATTTAGAAGAATTCCTTAATTTAACAGATAAAATGATTAGTGACAAAAATGATAACGAAAATTTTGAACTAGATAAAGAACTAGATAACATCTGTACACCTAAAACGAATTccatagaagctataaacaGTCTTGAAAACATTACCACTACAGAAAATCCTGAGAAGCGTGTATTTTCTGACACATTTGaagaattgaaaaataatctaaaagaGTTATTAAAAGGTGCTAAGGCAGAGTCTGCTAAATCTGATATTGCTGTAAACAATACTGATGAACCAAATAAAAAGGTTTGCGATATGGAACACATAACTGTGTATGgactaaaattatatgataaagTTGAAAAGGAACCTTCTGAAAAGTTCATTCCGGAAAACGAAGTACCACAAATTTCCGAAAAATACGTTCTGGAAAGAGAAGTGCCACAATTCAAACTCCCAAGTATATCTGAAAACAACAAATTggagaacaaaattaaatgtaataaaaaacgaaTGCAGAGGATTTATAAACCTAACAGAAAATTGGAAAATTCTAAAATGGTGGGTGAACAAAGTCGCGCAAACacgtttataaaaaatgaacaaGAAGACAACAGCGATGATCAGTCGATAACATCTGAAGCTCCACCACTTAAATTGCCTCGTATTGAAAATAAGAG CAGTAACAATGTGAGTGAGAGCATTTTCCCATCCTCCGTCAAGCGTTCCACTTCCCTCCTCGATTCCATTCAGAAGAAGAACTCCCAAAAACAGGACAGCGCGAAGAGTCGTAAGAAAGCCGATCAGCTGGAGCAAGACTTGATGCAATCTCTCAAAGATTTCGACAAATTTTACGAATCCGAAAGGCATGAGAACAAGTCGAGTAAAGATATGGTTAATTACAATACTCCGTCGCACAACGGTACTACGAAGCGAGATTCGCGAGTCAAGATGGATCgtataaatagaaaagatAATGTGTCTAATGGAAACTATACGCCGAACGGGAAAGTCAGCAACGACTCTGCTTATAGTAGGTTAGTcag CCTAAACAGAATATCCCCATCAAAGTTGTCGCTGTGCAACTCGAAGGAGCCGAACGGGCTGACGTCGCTGGAGCAGATCCCGGCGGGGTCGGAGTCGGGGTCGGGCTCCAGCGAGGAGTTCCTGGCCATGGAGCGCTCGGCCGAGCTCGACGACCACGCGCCCTACAAGGAGGACACTCACGCTG AAAAGCGAGTGAGTTCCCGAGCATCGTCGCGACGCAGCCCCGAGGCGTGGCGCCGCAGCGGACAGCTGAGCTCCAGCGGGTCCGAGACGTCGCTGCAGCGGGACCGGGACCGGGTCTCGCGTCTGTCCCGCTTCTGCCACGAGTGCGGCAACAAGTTCCCCGTCGACTCCGCCAAGTTCTGCATACAGTGCGGCGTCAAGCGCTTGCGCGTCTGA
- the LOC128675231 gene encoding putative uncharacterized protein DDB_G0282133 isoform X9: MSSVSKISLLVLHVPFVSQVTVASQVTVVKMPCGIPISFRRKKGKRHLQQQQSKSSRSRSPSPEPAPAPSSDTFRPIPRTPPPTRVGPPPSPPVPTHPVAPVAPEPSGPQTLQPCSICNRTFLPQSLSKHEKICEKMTVKKRKTFDSSRQRREGTDLEQYLPKNFGLPENSPFLEKSPPNTAKATPKPKPQSVRTAITKPTSELQKCPHCSRAFGPRAFERHVEWCGDKAKILPGAGAQPPRLQDAKQRLNARTQYKAPPVRGRRSSQTRDKSSNSRSASVESSRGVSPPLPREYGDYRTSRTRASESQSSGEQCEPAHVPLLRPARHSLRSSGDAVRARQARLARDLSSSRLDDNYDPFVSAARQMKELMSSDTNIPKKIQNASKDPNRTLPILRPAKEKTPSSYLRTDNTKMMKDTLNKTYQKTPTLQRMKSFGSTNNENTNNTIGSRCSSFRLNRNDKRSSQSKLNTTFTKSSKENVGTVDKNYFNRNSSLNRSFSSYTTSNYSTPKPKDKIPKITTSMYHSFQRTTIKQPVKLDKINRDDEVKKNFVNLDVILTDDNSSMTDSNYIDPRLINENDNLPINVNTILNNPDIISSMESLLTTENLPAKFESFNTNNKINNNDSNDIIESKFMSKKLESNNNNNIKSTAPTIDDLSAQYDKIMSSLEQSIASKTSIRDDDSLCEDFDLEEFMTSFDDEINKEKTEKRTCSSTTRVVKRSELADSNKVSEMNSICSSPVVKSSSNGMIPVNKSMSLNFSSNNVSESIFPSSVKRSTSLLDSIQKKNSQKQDSAKSRKKADQLEQDLMQSLKDFDKFYESERHENKSSKDMVNYNTPSHNGTTKRDSRVKMDRINRKDNVSNGNYTPNGKVSNDSAYSRLVSLNRISPSKLSLCNSKEPNGLTSLEQIPAGSESGSGSSEEFLAMERSAELDDHAPYKEDTHAEKRVSSRASSRRSPEAWRRSGQLSSSGSETSLQRDRDRVSRLSRFCHECGNKFPVDSAKFCIQCGVKRLRV, from the exons ATGAGTTCAGTGTCCAAGATATCGCTCTTAGTGTTGCATGTTCCATTCGTGAGCCAAGTTACAGTCGCGAGCCAAGTTACAGTCGTGAAAATGCCTTGCGGTATTCCTATCAGTTTTCGTCGCAAAAAAG GCAAGCGGCATCTCCAACAGCAACAGTCGAAATCGTCGCGGTCGCGGTCTCCGTCGCCCGAGCCTGCGCCGGCGCCGTCAAGCGACACCTTCCGGCCGATCCCACGGACTCCGCCGCCGACGCGCGTCGGCCCGCCGCCCTCTCCGCCCGTGCCCACGCATCCTGTCGCACCTGTGGCACCTGAACCTTCAG GACCACAAACGTTACAGCCATGCTCGATCTGCAACCGCACTTTCCTGCCACAATCTCTTTCCAAACACGAGAAGATTTGCGAGAAGATGACCGTCAAGAAGAGGAAGACCTTCGACTCTTCGCGGCAGAGGCGCGAAG GTACAGACCTGGAACAGTATTTGCCAAAGAATTTTGGTCTTCCAGAAAACAGCCCGTTCCTGGAGAAGAGTCCGCCGAACACTGCCAAGGCCACGCCCAAACCCAAGCCGCAGTCCGTCCGGACAGCTATCACTAAG CCGACGAGCGAGCTGCAGAAGTGCCCGCACTGCAGCCGCGCGTTCGGGCCGCGCGCATTCGAGCGCCACGTGGAGTGGTGCGGGGACAAGGCCAAGATCCTGCCCGGCGCCGGCGCGCAGCCGCCGCGGCTGCAGGACGCCAAGCAGCGGCTCAACGCCCGCACGCAGTACAAGGCGCCGCCCGTGCGCGGACGACG ATCGTCACAAACCCGCGACAAATCGTCCAACAGCCGCTCAGCGTCCGTGGAGTCGTCGCGAGGCGTGTCGCCGCCACTTCCGCGGGAATATGGCGACTACCGCACAAGCAGAACCAGGGCCTCAG AGTCGCAGTCGAGCGGCGAGCAGTGTGAGCCGGCGCACGTGCCGCTGCTGCGGCCGGCGCGCCACAGCCTCCGCAGCAGCGGCGACGCCGTGCGCGCGCGCCAGGCGCGCCTCGCGCGCGACCTCAGCAGCTCCAG GCTTGACGATAATTACGACCCGTTCGTATCAGCAGCTAGACAAATGAAAGAACTTATGTCTTCAGACACAAACATTCctaagaaaatacaaaacgCATCCAAAGACCCCAACAGAACTCTCCCAATCCTACGTCCTGCAAAAGAAAAGACACCTTCCTCATACCTCAGAACAGATAACACCAAAATGATGAAAGACACTCTAAATAAGACATATCAAAAGACACCCACTTTACAAAGAATGAAATCTTTCGGCAGCACTAACAATGAAAACACAAACAACACCATAGGTAGTAGATGCAGTTCATTTAGATTAAATAGAAATGACAAGAGATCTAgtcaatcaaaattaaatactactTTCACAAAATCCAGTAAAGAGAATGTAGGTACTGtggataaaaactattttaaccGCAATAGTAGTCTCAATAGGTCTTTCTCGAGCTACACCACCTCCAATTACAGCACACCAAAGCCAAAAgataaaattccaaaaataacAACATCTATGTACCATAGCTTCCAAAGAACTACAATAAAACAACCAGTTAaacttgataaaataaatagagacGACGaagtaaagaaaaactttGTCAACCTTGATGTCATCCTTACTGACGATAATTCTTCCATGACTGACAGCAACTATATAGACCCtagattaattaatgaaaatgacaACTTGCCCATTAAtgtcaatacaattttaaataatcccGACATCATTAGTAGTATGGAATCACTACTTACAACTGAAAATTTGCCCGCTAAGTTTGAATCATTTaacacaaataacaaaatcaataacaaTGATTCAAATGATATCATAGAATCTAAGTTTATGAGTAAGAAATtagaaagtaataataataataatataaaatccaCTGCCCCAACAATAGATGATTTAAGTGCacaatatgataaaattatgtcGTCCTTAGAGCAAAGTATTGCTTCAAAAACCTCTATTCGTGACGACGATTCTTTATGCGAGGATTTTGATCTCGAAGAATTCATGACTTCCTTTGACgatgaaataaacaaagaaaagaCAGAAAAAAGAACGTGTAGTTCGACAACTAGGGTAGTTAAACGATCTGAATTAGCTGATAGTAATAAAGTGTCCGAAATGAACAGTATTTGTTCGTCACCCGTAGTTAAGAGTAGTAGTAATGGTATGATTCCAGTTAACAAATCGATGTCTCTAAATTTTAGCAGTAACAATGTGAGTGAGAGCATTTTCCCATCCTCCGTCAAGCGTTCCACTTCCCTCCTCGATTCCATTCAGAAGAAGAACTCCCAAAAACAGGACAGCGCGAAGAGTCGTAAGAAAGCCGATCAGCTGGAGCAAGACTTGATGCAATCTCTCAAAGATTTCGACAAATTTTACGAATCCGAAAGGCATGAGAACAAGTCGAGTAAAGATATGGTTAATTACAATACTCCGTCGCACAACGGTACTACGAAGCGAGATTCGCGAGTCAAGATGGATCgtataaatagaaaagatAATGTGTCTAATGGAAACTATACGCCGAACGGGAAAGTCAGCAACGACTCTGCTTATAGTAGGTTAGTcag CCTAAACAGAATATCCCCATCAAAGTTGTCGCTGTGCAACTCGAAGGAGCCGAACGGGCTGACGTCGCTGGAGCAGATCCCGGCGGGGTCGGAGTCGGGGTCGGGCTCCAGCGAGGAGTTCCTGGCCATGGAGCGCTCGGCCGAGCTCGACGACCACGCGCCCTACAAGGAGGACACTCACGCTG AAAAGCGAGTGAGTTCCCGAGCATCGTCGCGACGCAGCCCCGAGGCGTGGCGCCGCAGCGGACAGCTGAGCTCCAGCGGGTCCGAGACGTCGCTGCAGCGGGACCGGGACCGGGTCTCGCGTCTGTCCCGCTTCTGCCACGAGTGCGGCAACAAGTTCCCCGTCGACTCCGCCAAGTTCTGCATACAGTGCGGCGTCAAGCGCTTGCGCGTCTGA